From Pandoraea norimbergensis, the proteins below share one genomic window:
- a CDS encoding aldo/keto reductase has translation MRQRKLGNTGLFVSELCLGTMTFGGQGELWSKIGHLQQNDVDTLVGRALDAGINFIDTADVYSEGQSEILTGQALRNLKVPRDSVVVATKVFGATGAQGTNSRGLSRYHIMDGVKASLKRTGLDHIDLYQVHGFDPATPIEETLSALDTLVRQGDVRYIGVSNWAAWQITKALGISARLNLASFASLQAYYTVAGRDLEREIVPMLRSENVGLMVWSPLAGGLLSGKYTRDGQSEAGSRRQSFDFPPVEVERAYDVIDVMRGIATEKGVSVAQIALAWLLHQPVVSTVIIGAKRTDQLDDNIAATAVKLEARELAEIDAASALPAEYPGWMLSRQGDPRRAQLAEAGLL, from the coding sequence ATGCGACAAAGAAAACTTGGCAACACCGGCCTCTTCGTCTCGGAACTGTGCCTCGGCACGATGACCTTCGGCGGTCAGGGCGAGCTGTGGAGCAAGATCGGACACTTGCAGCAGAACGACGTCGACACCCTCGTGGGCCGCGCACTCGACGCCGGTATCAACTTCATCGACACGGCCGATGTCTACTCGGAAGGCCAGTCGGAAATTCTCACCGGGCAAGCACTGCGCAACCTCAAGGTGCCGCGCGATAGCGTCGTGGTCGCCACCAAGGTTTTCGGTGCCACGGGTGCGCAAGGCACCAACTCGCGCGGCCTGTCGCGCTATCACATCATGGACGGCGTCAAAGCCAGCCTGAAGCGCACCGGCCTCGATCACATCGATCTGTATCAGGTGCACGGCTTCGACCCGGCCACGCCAATCGAAGAAACGCTCTCGGCACTCGACACTCTCGTGCGTCAGGGCGACGTGCGCTACATCGGTGTCTCGAACTGGGCCGCCTGGCAAATCACCAAGGCGCTCGGCATCTCGGCACGGCTCAACCTCGCGAGTTTCGCGTCGCTACAGGCGTACTACACGGTCGCCGGGCGGGATCTGGAACGCGAAATCGTTCCGATGCTGCGCAGCGAGAACGTCGGCCTCATGGTGTGGAGCCCGCTCGCCGGTGGCCTGCTCTCGGGCAAGTACACCCGTGATGGTCAGTCGGAAGCGGGCAGCCGCCGTCAGAGCTTCGACTTCCCGCCCGTGGAAGTGGAGCGCGCCTACGATGTCATCGACGTGATGCGTGGCATCGCGACGGAAAAGGGCGTGTCGGTCGCGCAGATCGCCCTTGCATGGCTGCTGCACCAGCCGGTTGTCTCCACGGTCATCATCGGCGCCAAGCGTACCGATCAGCTTGACGACAACATCGCTGCCACCGCCGTCAAGCTCGAAGCCCGTGAGCTGGCCGAAATCGACGCCGCGAGCGCCCTGCCCGCCGAGTATCCGGGCTGGATGCTCTCGCGTCAGGGCGACCCGCGCCGTGCCCAACTGGCCGAAGCCGGTTTGCTGTAA
- a CDS encoding class II aldolase/adducin family protein, with the protein MTQNTHAAPSLALAATRADVSEADRAVRVAARTLARAGLAHAYGHCSVRLDDEYFLVCAARPMGLIGVGEAGTVVPINGPLPDGVLGEVRLHQQIYRRRPGIGAVARTMPPKTMSLSTLRRTPRALHGPGTYFAPGVPLWDDPQLIRSDAQAQAVIDTMGENAAVVMRGNGAVVAADTLEAMVALTWYLEDAARVDLDVLALEATLPAAVLDAAQCEARATRSGRIIERMWEYLSAGDPELRDNAATPNR; encoded by the coding sequence ATGACACAGAACACACACGCTGCGCCCTCGCTGGCGCTCGCCGCGACGCGCGCAGACGTCTCCGAAGCCGACCGCGCGGTGCGCGTGGCCGCCCGCACGTTGGCGCGCGCAGGACTGGCACACGCCTACGGACATTGCAGTGTGCGTTTGGACGACGAGTACTTTCTCGTGTGCGCCGCCCGCCCGATGGGACTCATCGGTGTGGGCGAAGCGGGCACGGTCGTGCCTATCAACGGCCCGCTGCCGGACGGTGTCCTTGGCGAAGTGCGTCTGCACCAGCAGATCTACCGTCGTCGTCCCGGCATCGGTGCCGTGGCGCGCACGATGCCGCCGAAGACGATGTCGCTCTCTACGCTGCGTCGCACGCCGCGCGCGCTGCATGGCCCGGGCACTTACTTCGCGCCGGGCGTACCGCTGTGGGATGACCCGCAACTGATTCGCTCCGACGCACAGGCGCAGGCCGTCATCGACACAATGGGCGAGAACGCGGCCGTGGTGATGCGTGGCAACGGGGCGGTGGTAGCTGCCGACACGCTCGAAGCGATGGTGGCCCTCACGTGGTATCTCGAAGACGCCGCGCGCGTCGATCTCGACGTGCTCGCGCTCGAAGCCACGTTGCCCGCCGCTGTGCTCGACGCTGCGCAATGCGAAGCACGCGCCACCCGCTCGGGCCGAATCATTGAGCGTATGTGGGAATACCTGTCGGCGGGCGATCCGGAGCTTCGCGACAACGCTGCAACACCCAATCGATAA
- a CDS encoding LysR substrate-binding domain-containing protein, translating to MNVTPRARPPLANLETVCLVARHGSFSAAADASGLTHGAISRRVSAVENWLGCMLFERHARGVSLTCDGQRFLGRVEHAFDVIDAAADQWHQSRKAPAVRLSVVPSFAKLWLLDRLGSLEKGKPFIDIQVTTEHRNADVGAGEVDVAIRYGRGAWANVDWEPLLPETLYPLASPEIAARLKGKRAADLLAFPLLHDSDLTGWRAWCAAQGVTLRPRARDRRFEDYTVVLAAAEAGLGIALARTPLADAWLTRSRLVRVSDVEVECPLRYNIVTSKREKRPEVLEVIARLRAAVTASGY from the coding sequence ATGAACGTAACGCCGCGCGCCCGTCCACCGTTGGCCAATCTCGAAACCGTCTGCCTCGTTGCGCGGCACGGTTCGTTCAGCGCAGCCGCTGACGCGAGCGGCCTCACGCACGGCGCGATCAGCCGGCGAGTGAGCGCGGTTGAAAACTGGCTCGGTTGCATGCTCTTCGAGCGGCACGCGCGCGGGGTGAGCCTGACGTGTGACGGCCAGCGATTTCTTGGCCGTGTCGAACATGCCTTCGACGTGATCGATGCTGCGGCCGATCAATGGCATCAGTCACGCAAGGCCCCGGCAGTCCGGCTTAGCGTCGTGCCGTCGTTCGCCAAGCTGTGGTTGCTCGACCGTCTGGGCTCGCTCGAAAAGGGCAAACCGTTCATCGACATTCAGGTGACCACCGAGCATCGCAACGCCGACGTAGGGGCGGGCGAAGTGGACGTTGCCATTCGCTACGGGCGTGGCGCATGGGCCAACGTCGATTGGGAGCCGTTGCTGCCCGAGACGCTCTACCCGTTGGCATCGCCCGAGATTGCGGCGCGCCTCAAGGGCAAGCGTGCGGCTGACCTGCTGGCATTCCCGTTATTACATGACTCCGACCTCACGGGGTGGCGTGCTTGGTGTGCGGCGCAGGGCGTCACGCTACGCCCGCGTGCACGCGACCGGCGCTTCGAAGATTACACCGTGGTGCTTGCTGCGGCCGAGGCCGGGCTGGGGATCGCCTTGGCCCGCACGCCGCTCGCCGACGCGTGGCTCACGCGAAGCCGGCTTGTGCGGGTGTCCGATGTGGAAGTCGAGTGTCCGCTGCGCTACAACATCGTGACGTCCAAGCGCGAGAAACGCCCCGAAGTGCTCGAAGTGATCGCGCGCCTGCGCGCCGCCGTCACCGCGAGCGGGTACTGA
- the yfcF gene encoding glutathione transferase: MSAAPITPFILYADAQFTSPYALSVFVTLREKGLPFELRTVDLALGANHESGFADLSITRRVPTLVHGDFTLSESSAITEYLETISPAVAVYPADVRELARARQVQAWLRSDLAVLRQERSTEFIYYGPTDQPLSDAGYAAASKLIAIAQSLLPDGRMSLFDKWCIADVDLALMLNRLVYNDDVVPSELAEYARLQFTRPAVQEWIAMSRPPRPGDEGYVADKAA; encoded by the coding sequence GTGTCAGCCGCCCCGATCACCCCCTTCATCCTTTACGCAGACGCACAGTTCACCAGCCCCTACGCCTTGTCGGTCTTCGTCACATTGCGCGAAAAGGGTCTGCCGTTCGAGCTGCGCACCGTCGATCTCGCGCTCGGGGCCAATCACGAAAGCGGGTTTGCCGACCTGTCGATCACGCGACGCGTACCCACGCTGGTCCACGGCGACTTCACGCTGTCGGAATCGTCGGCCATCACCGAGTATCTGGAAACGATCTCGCCCGCCGTCGCCGTGTATCCGGCGGACGTGCGCGAACTCGCCCGCGCCCGTCAGGTGCAGGCGTGGTTGCGCAGCGATCTGGCGGTGTTGCGTCAGGAGCGTTCGACGGAGTTCATTTATTACGGCCCGACGGACCAGCCGCTCTCGGACGCCGGCTATGCCGCCGCGAGCAAGCTCATCGCCATTGCGCAGAGCCTGCTGCCCGACGGCCGGATGTCGCTGTTCGACAAGTGGTGCATTGCCGACGTGGATCTCGCACTGATGCTCAACCGGCTGGTCTACAACGACGATGTGGTGCCGAGCGAGTTGGCCGAGTACGCCCGCCTTCAGTTCACCCGGCCGGCCGTGCAGGAATGGATTGCGATGTCGCGTCCGCCGCGTCCGGGCGATGAGGGGTACGTGGCCGACAAGGCAGCCTGA
- a CDS encoding branched-chain amino acid aminotransferase, with amino-acid sequence MSADNQLRFVVEPHANPTPADQIAAKLANPVFGRVFTDHMVTIRWTEGTGWHDAKVEARRPFEIDPACAVLHYAQEIFEGMKAYRGEDGKISLFRPQANAKRFRDSAQRMSMAELPEAVFLEAVEKLVDIDRAWIPGTEGSSLYIRPFMFASESFLGVRASHEYIFCVIACPVGPYFKPGKSAVTVWVSDQYTRAAPGGTGAAKCGGNYAASLIAQTEASGKGCDQVVFLDAAEHRWIEELGGMNVFFVMDDGSLQTPPLSGTILPGITRASIIELARRNGMTVNEAPYEFAQWQADAASGRVKETFACGTAAVVTAIGQIKHAKGEFNIGDGGEGPVTKRIRDELTGIQRGKVADPLGWVHHVA; translated from the coding sequence ATGAGCGCTGACAACCAACTGCGTTTTGTCGTGGAGCCGCACGCCAACCCTACCCCCGCCGACCAGATCGCCGCCAAGCTGGCCAACCCGGTGTTCGGCCGTGTATTTACCGATCACATGGTCACGATCCGCTGGACCGAAGGCACGGGCTGGCATGACGCCAAGGTCGAAGCGCGCCGTCCGTTCGAGATCGATCCGGCTTGCGCCGTGTTGCACTATGCGCAGGAAATCTTCGAAGGCATGAAGGCCTATCGCGGCGAAGACGGCAAGATTTCGCTGTTCCGCCCGCAGGCAAACGCCAAGCGTTTCCGCGATTCTGCCCAGCGCATGTCGATGGCCGAACTGCCGGAAGCCGTGTTCCTGGAAGCCGTGGAAAAGCTGGTCGACATCGACCGCGCATGGATCCCGGGCACCGAAGGCAGCAGCCTGTATATCCGCCCGTTCATGTTTGCCTCGGAGAGCTTCCTTGGCGTGCGCGCGTCGCATGAGTACATCTTCTGCGTGATCGCCTGCCCGGTCGGCCCGTACTTCAAGCCCGGCAAGTCGGCTGTGACCGTGTGGGTGTCTGACCAGTACACGCGTGCAGCCCCCGGCGGCACCGGTGCAGCCAAGTGCGGCGGCAACTATGCTGCCAGCCTGATCGCCCAGACCGAAGCCAGCGGCAAGGGTTGCGATCAGGTCGTGTTCCTCGACGCAGCCGAGCATCGCTGGATCGAAGAGTTGGGCGGCATGAACGTGTTCTTCGTGATGGACGACGGTTCGCTGCAAACGCCGCCGCTCTCCGGCACGATTCTGCCGGGCATCACGCGCGCCTCGATCATTGAACTGGCTCGCCGCAACGGCATGACCGTCAACGAAGCGCCGTACGAATTCGCGCAATGGCAGGCTGACGCCGCCAGCGGCCGCGTGAAGGAAACCTTCGCGTGCGGCACGGCAGCGGTGGTGACGGCCATTGGCCAGATCAAGCATGCCAAGGGCGAGTTCAACATCGGCGACGGTGGCGAAGGCCCGGTGACCAAGCGCATTCGTGACGAACTCACGGGCATTCAGCGTGGCAAAGTGGCCGATCCGCTCGGCTGGGTGCACCACGTTGCCTGA
- a CDS encoding porin, with product MTHKVLPALALAAGFALAQTPAMAQSVTLFGILDTGVEYISHAGTNNSSLVRMPANTGSLPSRWGMRGDEDLGGGLHALFMLENGFNVRGGDLNQGGRLFGRQAWVGLSNQYGTLSIGRQYSMTFWVMADADILGPDLYGSGSLDSYIPNARSDNTVAYKGVFQGLTVGATYSFGRDSGGTGNSPGQGTCAGQVPGQMTSCRQVSTMLKYDTPWFGVAGAWDEQRGGTGAAASFFNGAAAVPLTSSADKDTRWQLNGYVKGGNWKVGAGWLGRRVQTASAAVADVNSDMFYVGALYQFTPTFAVDGEVFRMLNARQNTRATMATLRGTYFFSKRTAVYTQVGYLANSEHAAYSVSSGGAGGSPTPGTNQLGVNVGMRHTF from the coding sequence GTGACTCACAAGGTACTGCCCGCGCTCGCGCTGGCCGCCGGCTTCGCGTTGGCGCAAACCCCGGCGATGGCGCAGAGCGTCACGCTCTTCGGCATTCTCGATACCGGCGTCGAATACATTTCTCACGCAGGCACCAACAACAGCTCGCTCGTGCGCATGCCCGCCAATACGGGCTCGCTGCCGTCGCGCTGGGGCATGCGCGGTGACGAGGACCTCGGCGGCGGCTTACATGCGCTGTTCATGCTGGAGAACGGCTTCAACGTACGCGGGGGCGATCTGAATCAGGGCGGGCGATTGTTCGGCCGTCAGGCGTGGGTTGGCTTGTCGAATCAATACGGCACGCTGTCGATCGGGCGTCAGTACTCGATGACGTTCTGGGTCATGGCCGACGCCGACATTCTCGGGCCGGACTTGTACGGCAGCGGCTCGCTCGACAGCTACATCCCGAATGCACGTAGCGATAACACTGTGGCCTACAAGGGCGTGTTTCAGGGGCTGACGGTGGGCGCGACCTACTCGTTCGGACGCGACAGCGGCGGCACGGGCAATTCACCGGGGCAGGGCACTTGCGCGGGACAGGTGCCGGGGCAGATGACAAGCTGCCGGCAGGTCTCGACGATGCTCAAATACGACACGCCGTGGTTCGGTGTGGCGGGCGCATGGGACGAGCAGCGCGGCGGCACTGGCGCGGCCGCGAGCTTCTTCAACGGTGCGGCGGCGGTACCGCTCACGAGTTCAGCCGACAAGGACACGCGCTGGCAGTTGAACGGATATGTGAAGGGGGGGAACTGGAAGGTCGGCGCGGGTTGGCTGGGCCGTCGTGTGCAGACCGCGTCGGCGGCGGTGGCCGACGTCAACTCCGACATGTTCTACGTGGGAGCGCTGTACCAATTCACGCCGACATTTGCCGTCGATGGTGAAGTGTTCCGCATGCTTAACGCGCGGCAGAACACGCGGGCGACGATGGCGACACTGCGCGGCACGTACTTCTTCTCGAAGCGCACGGCTGTCTATACCCAAGTGGGCTATCTCGCCAACAGCGAGCATGCGGCGTATTCCGTGAGTTCGGGCGGTGCGGGCGGTTCGCCCACGCCGGGCACGAATCAGCTCGGCGTGAACGTGGGCATGCGGCACACGTTCTGA
- a CDS encoding LysR family transcriptional regulator — protein sequence MNLRSLDLNLLLVFESLLRTRSTTVAAEELNLTQSAVSNALKRLRLAFGDPLFVKTPQGMLPTDLARQLAQPVTDGLSLIRGAVEAPQDFVPANAQRTFRLYLSDIGQLIFIPKLMATLAKEAPGVRIVTVDTTPREAQNAMAMGDIDLALGLFTRFSSGFHQQRLFREHYVALVRDGHPAVQESLSAEAFFSAAHAVYRPTAGNHDVFETAVEQWFAQAGRQRHVALRMAHSMGLSALIAASDLVVCVPTRLGRALKAAAELRTCALPFESPVFDISQLWHERFHTDAGHRWLRSTMFRLFHGED from the coding sequence ATGAACCTACGCTCGCTCGATCTGAATCTGCTGCTCGTCTTCGAGTCGCTGCTCCGCACGCGCAGCACGACCGTGGCGGCCGAGGAGCTCAACCTCACGCAATCGGCCGTGAGCAACGCACTCAAACGCCTGCGGCTGGCGTTCGGCGATCCGCTGTTCGTGAAAACACCGCAGGGCATGCTGCCCACCGACCTTGCACGACAACTCGCCCAGCCGGTGACCGACGGCCTGAGTCTGATTCGCGGCGCCGTCGAAGCGCCGCAAGATTTTGTGCCCGCCAACGCGCAGCGCACGTTCCGTCTCTATCTGAGCGACATCGGCCAACTGATCTTCATTCCGAAGTTGATGGCCACGCTGGCCAAAGAGGCCCCGGGTGTGCGCATCGTTACCGTCGACACCACGCCGCGTGAAGCGCAGAACGCCATGGCGATGGGCGATATCGATCTCGCCCTCGGCCTGTTCACGCGCTTCTCGTCGGGCTTTCACCAGCAGCGGCTTTTCCGCGAACACTACGTCGCTCTCGTGCGCGATGGGCATCCGGCCGTGCAGGAAAGCCTGAGCGCCGAGGCGTTCTTCAGCGCGGCCCATGCGGTCTATCGCCCGACCGCTGGCAATCACGACGTGTTCGAGACGGCCGTCGAGCAGTGGTTTGCGCAGGCGGGCCGGCAACGTCACGTGGCGCTTCGCATGGCGCATTCGATGGGACTCTCGGCGCTGATCGCGGCGAGCGATCTCGTAGTGTGCGTGCCGACCCGGCTCGGACGCGCCCTCAAAGCGGCCGCCGAACTGCGCACGTGCGCGTTGCCGTTCGAGAGCCCGGTGTTCGACATCTCGCAACTCTGGCACGAACGCTTTCACACCGACGCCGGCCATCGCTGGCTGCGCAGCACGATGTTCCGCCTCTTCCACGGCGAAGACTGA
- a CDS encoding 2-hydroxyacid dehydrogenase yields the protein MHPEQLSELQTYFDVIYRPSHHATPEGWGDEGARARFVLTNGSRGMNAAELTHLPKVELVSALGAGYENLDLDALHARKIVAVNGAGANAPTVADQGFALLLAAVRRIPEYDAACRKGVWRDALPMQPGVSGKKLGIVGLGAVGKQFAKRGEGFDMQIGYRNRKQRDDVPAHYQYFDSVVALAEWADYLVVTAPGGAETLHMVNAEVLRALGEHGFLVNLGRGSAVDTAALADALRNGTIAGAGLDVYEGEPSPPKALIDLQNIVLSPHVAGRSPEAEAATIAMFIENTRRYQAGEAVLTPL from the coding sequence ATGCATCCCGAGCAGTTGTCCGAACTGCAAACCTATTTCGATGTGATCTATCGCCCGAGCCATCACGCCACCCCTGAAGGCTGGGGTGACGAAGGCGCGCGCGCCCGCTTCGTGCTGACCAATGGCTCACGCGGCATGAACGCCGCCGAGCTGACGCATCTGCCGAAGGTCGAGTTGGTCAGCGCGTTGGGCGCTGGCTACGAAAACCTCGATCTCGACGCGTTGCATGCGCGCAAGATCGTTGCCGTGAACGGTGCCGGCGCCAACGCGCCGACGGTAGCCGATCAGGGCTTTGCGCTGCTGCTGGCCGCCGTGCGTCGCATTCCCGAATACGACGCCGCATGCCGTAAGGGCGTGTGGCGCGACGCGTTGCCGATGCAACCGGGCGTGTCGGGCAAGAAGCTGGGGATCGTGGGGCTGGGTGCGGTCGGCAAACAGTTTGCCAAGCGCGGCGAAGGCTTCGACATGCAGATCGGCTATCGCAATCGCAAACAGCGCGACGATGTGCCTGCGCATTATCAATATTTCGATAGCGTCGTGGCGTTGGCTGAATGGGCCGACTATCTGGTCGTGACGGCGCCGGGCGGCGCGGAAACGCTGCACATGGTGAATGCCGAGGTGTTGCGTGCGCTGGGCGAACACGGCTTTCTCGTTAATCTCGGCCGAGGCAGCGCAGTGGATACGGCCGCACTCGCCGACGCTCTGCGCAACGGCACGATCGCCGGCGCCGGGCTGGATGTGTACGAGGGCGAACCGTCACCGCCGAAGGCACTCATCGACTTGCAGAACATCGTGCTGAGCCCGCACGTCGCCGGCCGCTCACCGGAGGCCGAAGCCGCCACGATCGCCATGTTCATCGAGAACACGCGTCGCTATCAGGCGGGCGAAGCGGTGCTGACGCCGTTGTAA
- a CDS encoding AraC family transcriptional regulator, which yields MHLVKTPPPVIPASEFADDPSHTARSELVRLLERATHGLEGTTPTAVGGLFVHRILHPGGPKPALQLPAFAVIAQGAKRVQIGDESYAYDPMHYMVSSVHLPVVAQVSGASEHAPYLGLRLDLAVDDVTALIGDEHLPPPAPAESGRGMYVNRLDALLLDAVLRLLRLLETPRDIPILAPMIKREIVYRLLMNGQGVLLRQMALQDSQMNRVAHAVRWLREHYTQPLRVEALAQEVHMSVSSLHHHFKLVTAMSPLQYQKQLRLQEARRLIFAADIAVAAAAQAVGYESASQFSREYARVFGEAPLRDKRRWLQEGDAGAGAR from the coding sequence ATGCATCTGGTCAAAACACCACCGCCGGTGATTCCCGCGAGCGAGTTTGCCGACGACCCGTCGCACACGGCGCGGAGTGAACTGGTGAGATTGCTGGAGCGCGCGACGCACGGGCTCGAAGGGACGACGCCCACGGCGGTCGGGGGCCTTTTTGTGCACCGTATTCTTCATCCGGGCGGGCCGAAACCGGCGTTGCAGTTGCCGGCATTTGCGGTGATCGCTCAGGGGGCAAAGCGTGTGCAGATCGGCGACGAGAGTTATGCCTACGACCCGATGCACTACATGGTCTCGTCGGTGCACTTGCCGGTGGTGGCGCAAGTTAGCGGGGCAAGCGAGCACGCGCCGTATCTGGGTCTGCGACTCGATCTCGCGGTCGACGATGTGACGGCGTTGATTGGCGATGAACACTTGCCGCCGCCCGCGCCTGCGGAGAGCGGCCGTGGCATGTACGTGAACCGTCTTGATGCGTTATTGCTCGATGCCGTGTTGCGTCTGCTGCGACTGCTTGAGACGCCGAGAGACATTCCGATTCTTGCGCCGATGATCAAGCGCGAGATTGTCTATCGTCTGCTGATGAACGGGCAGGGCGTGCTGCTGCGGCAAATGGCGTTGCAGGATAGCCAGATGAACCGCGTCGCGCATGCGGTGCGCTGGTTGCGAGAGCATTACACGCAGCCGTTGCGAGTGGAGGCGTTGGCGCAAGAAGTGCACATGAGCGTGTCGTCGCTGCATCACCACTTCAAGCTGGTGACGGCGATGAGCCCGTTGCAGTATCAGAAGCAGTTGCGATTGCAGGAAGCGCGCCGGCTGATCTTCGCGGCAGACATTGCGGTGGCCGCTGCTGCGCAGGCGGTCGGGTACGAAAGCGCCTCGCAGTTCAGCCGTGAATACGCGCGTGTATTTGGTGAAGCGCCACTGCGTGACAAGCGTCGATGGCTGCAAGAGGGCGACGCGGGGGCGGGGGCACGTTAG
- a CDS encoding VOC family protein, whose protein sequence is MINLHDIRYVRLGTRDLEGATRYARTILGLQEVRREAGYVYLRSDSRDHSVCYFEGDPADHTVAFDVASDAHFDAAAAQLEAMHIEFRRGTRDEADMRRVADFLTLRDPTGNQIELVLRAAQTGRGYHGERDAGIDSFSHVGLCTTDARRDEAFWTSVCNARVSDRIGDAPLLRIDDVHHKIALFPAKRAGIQHVNFQVNGIDDLMRSWYFLREQGVPIRFGPGRHPTSHAMFLYFAGPDGMVYEYSTGVRKIAPEDEATYVPRQFPFDPTGFCMWGAKPEIPEFSA, encoded by the coding sequence GTGATCAATCTGCACGACATTCGTTACGTGCGGCTGGGCACACGCGACCTCGAAGGTGCCACGCGCTACGCACGCACCATTCTCGGGTTGCAGGAAGTGCGCCGCGAGGCCGGCTACGTGTACCTTCGCAGCGACAGCCGCGACCATTCCGTTTGCTATTTCGAAGGCGACCCCGCGGACCACACCGTGGCGTTCGACGTCGCCAGCGACGCGCACTTCGACGCGGCGGCGGCCCAGCTCGAAGCGATGCACATCGAATTTCGCCGAGGCACCCGCGATGAAGCCGACATGCGCCGCGTGGCCGACTTCCTCACGCTTCGTGACCCGACGGGCAACCAGATCGAGTTGGTGCTGCGCGCGGCACAAACCGGACGCGGCTATCACGGCGAGCGCGACGCGGGTATCGACTCGTTCAGTCACGTGGGGCTCTGCACCACCGACGCGCGCCGAGACGAAGCGTTCTGGACGAGCGTGTGCAACGCGCGGGTGTCCGATCGCATTGGCGACGCGCCGTTGCTGCGCATCGACGATGTGCATCACAAGATTGCGCTGTTCCCGGCCAAGCGTGCAGGCATTCAGCACGTGAATTTTCAGGTGAACGGCATCGACGACCTGATGCGCTCGTGGTACTTCCTGCGCGAGCAGGGCGTGCCGATTCGCTTCGGCCCGGGGCGTCACCCGACATCGCACGCCATGTTCCTGTACTTCGCAGGGCCGGACGGCATGGTCTACGAATACTCCACCGGCGTGCGCAAGATTGCACCCGAAGACGAAGCCACGTACGTGCCGCGCCAGTTCCCGTTCGATCCGACCGGGTTCTGCATGTGGGGCGCGAAGCCCGAGATTCCCGAGTTTTCGGCCTGA
- a CDS encoding MFS transporter produces MEITALMNRRGITPFQWRVIALCFLIVTLDGFDTAAIGYLAPAIRSEWTMATTSLGTVFGAGLGGLMLGCFIFGPLADRIGRKRVLIVSVVMFSLGSIASAFVHSPTELAIMRFITGIGLGGAMPNAITLSSEYCAERIRSLLVTATFCGFTLGFAIGGEIVAQTLPHIGWRGVLIAGGVVPLAVVPVLMRWLPESMRYLAARGDRGEQLLAIAKQIDPLVTRIDPEAAPAGAATSAVGGLFTRQYVVGTLLLWATYFCTLCAFYLLTSWLPLVVKDSGYTLAEAARIGAMLPLGGTVGAVMIGFAMDRTSPYRVLAASYVMAGIALCILGTVTHQSGWLMAVVFLAGFGIAGSQTGANALTAAYYPTASRATGVAWALGVGRLGSILGSSLGGVLIATASSTAQAFQIVAIPAFIAAALMLVMRRRVGRDGAVSTHTAKPAARAV; encoded by the coding sequence ATGGAAATAACCGCTTTGATGAATCGACGGGGCATCACGCCATTTCAATGGCGCGTGATTGCCCTGTGCTTTCTGATCGTGACACTCGACGGCTTCGACACCGCGGCCATCGGCTATCTCGCGCCGGCCATCCGCAGCGAATGGACGATGGCGACGACCAGCCTCGGCACGGTCTTCGGTGCGGGGCTTGGCGGCCTGATGCTCGGCTGCTTCATCTTTGGCCCGTTGGCCGATCGCATCGGCCGCAAGCGCGTGCTGATCGTGTCGGTGGTGATGTTCTCGCTGGGCAGCATCGCGTCGGCGTTTGTCCATAGCCCGACCGAACTCGCGATCATGCGCTTCATCACCGGCATCGGCCTCGGTGGCGCCATGCCCAACGCGATCACGCTCAGCTCCGAGTACTGCGCCGAGCGTATCCGTTCGCTGCTGGTCACGGCCACGTTCTGCGGCTTTACGCTGGGCTTCGCCATCGGTGGCGAAATCGTTGCACAGACGTTGCCGCACATCGGCTGGCGCGGTGTGTTGATTGCAGGCGGCGTGGTGCCGCTGGCTGTCGTGCCTGTGCTCATGCGCTGGTTGCCCGAGTCGATGCGCTACCTCGCGGCCCGTGGGGATCGCGGCGAGCAGTTGCTGGCGATTGCGAAGCAGATCGATCCGCTGGTTACGCGTATCGATCCTGAAGCGGCACCGGCGGGCGCAGCCACGTCGGCGGTGGGCGGGCTGTTCACGCGCCAGTACGTGGTCGGCACGCTGCTGTTGTGGGCCACGTACTTCTGCACGTTGTGCGCGTTTTATCTGCTCACGAGTTGGCTGCCGCTGGTGGTCAAGGACTCGGGTTATACGCTGGCAGAAGCGGCACGCATCGGCGCCATGCTGCCTCTCGGCGGCACCGTGGGCGCCGTGATGATCGGCTTTGCGATGGACCGCACGAGTCCTTACCGCGTCCTCGCGGCGTCGTATGTGATGGCTGGCATTGCTCTGTGCATTCTCGGCACGGTGACGCATCAATCCGGCTGGCTCATGGCCGTGGTCTTCCTCGCGGGCTTCGGCATCGCCGGGTCGCAGACGGGCGCCAACGCGCTCACGGCGGCTTACTACCCGACGGCCTCGCGTGCCACCGGTGTGGCATGGGCGCTGGGCGTCGGCCGTCTGGGCTCGATTCTCGGTTCCAGCCTCGGCGGTGTACTGATCGCGACCGCATCGAGCACGGCACAGGCGTTCCAAATCGTCGCCATTCCGGCCTTCATCGCGGCGGCGCTCATGCTCGTGATGCGTCGACGTGTCGGCCGTGACGGTGCAGTGAGCACCCATACCGCGAAGCCCGCCGCACGCGCCGTCTGA